One Leptolyngbya sp. SIO1E4 genomic window, CCTGATTAGAAGGGGTGAATGTCAGGACTGCGATCGCACTTTCCAGACCAGGCTGGAGAGCAAGTTTGTTGTGATGTGAGCCAAAATGGGTACCAGCAAATTGCCTGAAAGCAGCGCGCTTGCCCCCAAAATAAGGCCAATACAGGTTGCCCACACAACGTATGGCCACTGTTGCAGACCACTCAGGTGCAGCACCCCAAAACAGAGGCTAGAAAAGACAACCCCATTAGCATTGAGGCCAATGGCAGGCAGCATAACCCCTCGAAACAGCAGTTCTTCACTTAACCCGGGCAATAACCCCATCCAGACTAAATCCGCCCAGGTTAACGGCTGCAGCACCAGCTTTAGATACAGATCAGCACTTTTGCGATACCCCGGCCAAAGATGATAAGCGATCGCACTGGCCCCTGTAATGCCGACACCAATGCCGATGCCTAATGCACACACCTGACCATCTAGAGCAACAGAGAGTAGGGATACCGCATCAAATAGCAACCAAAAACGGGCAATTAGCAATAACACTAATGCGGTGACGCCCATCGCGACCAAAATTTGGATACGCCCTAACGGCTCCATTTGGGGTTCGTTGGAGTTATCGTTTGTCACGCTAGATTCGTCTAAATAAACAGCTTGTAAAGACCTATGTCACAATGCCAAAGGCATGTGTATTGGCAAGCTAGGAACGTTTTCATGGTACAACGCATAGAACCGGGGCCAGGACAAGAATCTGTTTGGGATTATCCCCGCCCCCCTCGGATCGAAAGCTCCCCTCGCCATATTCGAGTTGTCTTTAACGGGGTAACCGTTGCAGAGTCTCGAAACACCTTCCGGATTCTTGAAACTAGCCACCCCCCGGTCTACTATATCCCTCTAGAAGATGTGCAGCAGCGATATCTGACGTCAACTCCGCGCTCAACGTTCTGCGAGTGGAAAGGGGCAGCGCAATATTACGATTTAGTTGTGGGCGATCGCCACGCTAAGAATGCAGTGTGGCGTTATCCTCAACCAACAGCACGGTTTCAAGATATCCAAAACTGCATCGCGTTGTATCCGAGTCAAATGGATGCCTGCTACGTAGACGATGAACAGGTTCAGGCTCAAGCCGGAGACTTCTACGGCGGTTGGATTACCCGCGATATCGTCGGGCCGTTTAAAGGCGGAACCGGTACCTGGGGGTGGTGATTGGTGAAAGGCAGAAGGCGGAAGGCAGAAGGCGGAATGAAACCTCCTGTATGGACTGTTCAGATGTCTGAATGGCTTGACCTGACTGACAATAGCTGTAGCCTTGTTCAGTTGAGTCCAGTACATCGGGGTCAAGACAGGGTCTAGGGTTTGGGGTCTAGGGTGTGCTTGATTAGCCTGCATACCGCTATATGTTTAACAGCTATTCAACAAAAAAGCCGATGCTTAAGCATCGGCTTTTCTCTGAATCCCCCAAGGATTTCAAAACAGAGCAGATCTAGACAGCAGCAGCAGTCTTGACCTTGGCATCTAATTCGCCAGCTGCATACTTGGCAGCAAAGACTTCAACGCCAGCCTGCTTGATCTTGCTGGCGTTGCCAGCAGTACCGAACGCTTCGTAGCGATCGCGGCAAACCTGCTTCATGTATTTGATGGCAGGCTTCATGAAGTGGCGAGGATCAAAGTTGGAAGGATCCTTAGCAGCAGCTTCACGAATTGCAGCCGTGATGGCCAACCGGTTATCGGTGTCGATGTTCACCTTGCGAACACCACTCTTGATACCCTTCTGGATTTCTTCAACAGGTACACCGTAGGTTTCAGGAATCTGACCGCCGTACTCGTTGATCATGTCCAGCCACTCTTGCGGGACAGAAGAAGACCCGTGCATTACCAGGTGAGTATTGGGCAAGCGCTTGTGGATTTCTTCGATGCGGCTGATGGCCAGAATTTCACCCGTGGGCTTACGGGTGAACTTGTAGGCGCCGTGGCTGGTGCCAATGGCAACTGCCAGAGCATCTACCTGAGTTGCTTCAACAAACTGAACGGCCTCATCGGGGTCAGTCAGTAGTTGGTCGTGGCTGAGGGTGCCCTCAAAGCCATGGCCATCTTCCTTATCGCCTTTACCCGTTTCTAGAGAACCTAGACAGCCTAGTTCACCTTCAACGCTGGCACCGATAGCGTGAGCCACTTTCACAACTTCAGCGGTGACATTGACGTTGTACTCAAAGCTAGCAGGAGTTTTAGCGTCTTCTTCCAAAGAACCATCCATCATGACGCTAGTGAAGCCATTACGGATAGCGGAGTAGCAGGTAGCGGGGCTGTTGCCATGATCCTGGTGCATCACAACAGGAATATGGGGATAGGTTTCAATTGCGCCTAGAACCAGGTGACGCAGGAAATTCTCACCTGCATACTTACGAGCACCCCGGGAAGCCTGTAGGATAACTGGGCTATCCGTCTCGTCAGCAGCCTGCATAATTGCCAGGATTTGCTCCAGGTTATTGACGTTATACGCTGGGATGCCGTAGCCCATTTCAGCTGCGTGATCCAGCATTAACCGCATAGGGACGAGCGCCATAAAATCCTCCTAGTCTTTTTCTTGCCTTCGGCAATCGTAACTCAGAATCAATAAGTATCCTTACCTGTCAATCTTACGGCAGAACTCCCGTATTTATGACGAATTGTTAGGACAACCTGTAATCTCTATTAAGAGAGAAATGCTTTCCTGTATAGGCAGGAATTCTGCTGTCAGCAGGCATTTGGGCAATTTTACAGGTGTCTAATTTCGCGAGTTCAGAGCCATTTAAGATTGCTGAAAAGTCTTGAAACTTCAGATTTGTAAAGATCTATAAAAAGTTTCAGGGGCTGAGTATAGCTTTACAGCTATTTATTCTACTCCTCGGTCACCTTAAAACGCTTTTGTGTTGCTAGACCTCTTTAAATGCCCAGCGCTTAAAGAGGTCTTCAAGGGTGTTCTGGAAAAATGGGTCGCCTGGGATTCGAACCCAGGACCAATCGGTTAAAAGCCGAGTGCTCTACCGCTGAGCTAGCGACCCGCTATGTCTGTAACCTTTGTCTCAAGCACGGTTAACTACAATACCATATCAGTTCCCGAATTGAGTGAGTACACGTGACGAAGATTCTTCTTAATCTGAGGGGCTGTTTCCCCAACCATCGGCCAAATTATCTTATCCGAAATCCTGGGTGATTGACTCCCTGATCGCAGGGTATAGGCTGGATGCTCATAAACTATGGCTTTGTTCGGTTGAGTCCGGTACATCTGGGGCAAGACAGGGTTTAGGGTCTGGGGTGGCGATAATTCATACAAACTTGAATCAGCGCTATTTGGGGCTAGGGGCGATCGCACCATCTACGGGCTTAAGCCGGCACCACAACCTGCTCTGATCCAAACAGGCCAAAGGCATTATGAACCGCTTTGAGCGCCTTGACGCCATCCGCTTCAGCCACCAGGCAGCTGATTTTGATTTCTGATGTAGCAATCATTTGGATGTTGATAGTTTGCTCTGAGAGGGCGTCAAACATGCGTGCAGCCACGCCAGGGGTATTGATCATGCCCATGCCGACGATGCTGATTTTTGCGATCGCCTCATCTACCGCCACTTCTCCGCACCCTAATTCAGCGGCAGCGTCCTCTACGATGGCTTTGGCCTGGGCCACTTCTGCTTGCGCCACGGTAAATGCGATGTCGCGGGTGGTCTTGCCGTTTACCAGGCGACACCGCTGCGACTGGATGATCATATCCACGCTGACGCTGGCCTCAGCCAGGAGTTGAAAGATGCGAGCAGCCATCCCTGGCTGGTCAGGGACGTGACGGATTGCAACCTGTGCCTGCTTTTGATCGAGGGCTGCCCCACGGACCTGGGGAGCGCGGTCGCTGGCTGGTTGGGCATGGTCGCCAACCAACGGTGAGCAGGTGACCTGAAACGCCTGACACAGGGCTGTAATTGCGCGATCGCAATCGGCCATGCGCACAGTACAGCTCACTTTAACCTCCGAGGTTGAAATCAGCTGAATGTTGACCCCCGCTGCAGCCAGGGTCGAGAACATGCGAGCTGCCACCCCAGGGCGACCGATCATGCCTGCACCCACAATGCTGACTTTGGCCACCTGACTATCCACAAAAACCTCGGCTTGGGTCTGATCGGTGGGGGTGTCTCGGAGGGCGGGCGCGATCGCAGTGGCGACGGCTTCAGCTTTGGGCAGGTTAGACCGGGTCACAGTGAAGGCAATGTCGTTGGTGTTGCCCTCGTGGATAGACTGGATCACCAAATCTACATCCAGGCTTTGGGCCGCAATTTCTCCAAATAGGCGAGCCGCAATGCCGGGTCGGTCTGGAATCCGCAGCAAAGCCACCTTAGCTTGGTCAATATCAAACTCGACCGCATCTACAGGATGCACCAGTTCTAGCCCAGCTAAGGATTTGGGCTGGCGGGCTGGGGCAATGACATGGGTGCCTGGGGCATCTGTCCAGCTAGAGCGAACGACTAAGGGAACACCATAGTTACGCGCGATCTCAACCGCCCGGGGATGTAACACTTTAGCCCCTAAACTGGCCAGCTCTAGCATTTCGTCACAGGTGATCGTCTCCATCAACTGGGCCTCAGGCACCAATCGGGGATCTGTTGTCAAAATGCCAGGAACGTCAGTGTAGATTTCACATTTTGCAGCCCCTAGCGCCGCTGCAAGGGCTACAGCAGAGGTATCTGAGCCGCCGCGACCAAGGGTTGTGATTTCTAGATCAGTACTTTGGCTGATGCCCTGAAAGCCAGCTACTACCACCACTTTGCCATCTTGTAAGTGGCGCTGTATGCGTTCAGTGCGAATGTTCAGAATGCGAGCCCGCGCGTGCTCAGCTTCCGTGACAATCCCCACTTGTGCCCCTGTCAGGGAGATGGCGTCTTGCCCTAATGCGTGCAACGCCATACTGAGGAGGGCGATCGAGACTTGCTCTCCCGTAGAGAGCAGCATGTCCATTTCTCGTCGACTCGGATTGTCAGAAATCTGATCGGCCAACTTCACAAGACCATCGGTTGTTTTGCCCATTGCAGAGACAACAACCGCAACCTGATTCCCACCCTCAACCGTTTGTTTAACCCGCTGGGCGACAGACTGAATCCGTTCTACAGACCCAACGGAGGTTCCCCCAAATTTTTGAACAATCAGCACCATAGGTTAGCCAATCTCGATCGCAATCACGCTGTTGTATTGAATGCCTTAGGGAGATCAGATCTTGACCCCAGGCACACCGCTAGGCATGACTTTCATGCCAATGCTTCCCAAGGGTATCGTATGTCGTGGTTTAATCGATATCTGTTCGCTGCAGCGGTTTGCAGTTGGATCAAGCCACCCCAAACCCTAGACCCTGTCTTGGCCCAGATATTCTGGATTCCGCTGAATCAGGCGATAGAACCCGGTAGGACTGTTAAAAAATCTAAAAAACCGCCATGGAGAGACCACAGCGGAAAAATTAGCGGTTTATTGACGTCACAGCAGCCGCGTTAAGCAGAGGCTCTAATGCGCCAGATCCTTAATTTTCTAGAACCCCAGGCCAGTTCGCATCAGCCTTGGCGATGTTGCCCGGAATGTCTTGGGACCACCTATTTTGGACATTTTCGTTGAAGTTGAGATAGAGCTTACCGTCTACAATTCTCCAGGCCGTGGGGTCAATCGGGGCTGTGCTGCCCTGGCTGACTGCCCAAGCACAGAAACCGCCGTACTGAGGCGCATATTTTTCAGGGTCGCTGGCGAACAAATCTCGGTTATCAGCGCTGGCAAAGTACCAAGTTGCATCACCCCATTCATGGGTAAACTGGTCGCTGCCTGCAACGTAGGCACTCTCAGTGAAATACGCCACTGGGTCAGCACCTCTGATGGCAACCTCATCTTCAGCATAGATAGCGAAGGGCTGAGCAGTCTCAGAGACTTCTGGCGCTGTTTCTGATGCTGCTTGTTCTGAGGCGGGCTGAGTCGGTTCTGATGCTGCTTGGGGCTGTTCTGACGCGGGTGGAGTATTCGTTTCGGGGGCGTCTGCTTGGGGGGCAGAGTTACAACTTGCGATCAGCAATACAGCCGACACGGCAGACAAGATGAAGGGTGCACGCATGAATCTTCTCCCAAAAGTTAGTGTGAGCGCGACTGCACCTCAAACGCTACTGTTTCAACCTTAGGCGTGGCTGAGAAGCCCCTAAAGATAGTTTGAATTCAGAGGTAAAGGGAGACGCTAGCGACCAGCAGTTGTCTGCAGCAAAGGGTACCGCAGTTGCAACCTTGTTTGAGTCACTTCAGAAGCGTACCCATTCAATCAGGCACAAACAGTTTTACCGGAAAAGCCACTTTCCCACTGAATTATTTAAGTGAGTCCCGCAAACAAGTTGTCATCTTTAAATTGCCATGTTTGCTGCCCCCATTATCGCAATTGCACTCATTGTCCTTTTTCTATGGACGCGAGAGTGTCTGCCAAGCTCAGAAGATTCATCAGATTCTATTGATGAGCCAGAGGATATTGTTCAAGCTTTAACCCGGTATCTTAAGGACGATTAAGAGCGGTTTGCCTTTGGATCAGGCCCATCCTAGACCCCAAACCCTAGGTCCTGTCTTGACCCAGATGTCCTGGATTCAAGTGCACAGGCTATATTGCACCTGAAGTGCCGGTTAGGACAGTCAGATTTCCTGAAATCCTCATGCAGCAAGGCTTTGACTTCTGCCTTCTGCCTTCTGCTTTCTGCCTTTTGCTACAGGTGCAAAGGCTTGGCTGGCCGCAGCCTGGCTGGAGACTTGCGTTGAAACAACATTCCCAAGGCTTGGCCATGCCAGGCCTTGGGAATCAGGTGCAAGGTTTTGGGAACGCGCTGGGTGTTAGAAAAGGTTGTCTAACAGCGCAATGAGGCGATCGCACTCCGCCACGGTGTTGTAGTGCACCATGCTGACCCGCACCACCCCGTCCTGAGGCACTAACCCCAAATCTTCGATTAGGCGCAGGGCGTAGAAATGGCCATAGCGGATGCCGATTTGGTGAGAATCAATTTGGGAGGGAATCTTGGCGCTGCTGACGCCGTCTATGACAAAGGAAATGGTTGGGACGCGACGGTCTGGATCAGGATCGGGGCATCCGATAATGCGGACATTGGGCTTACTCCGCAGGAAGGTGAGCAGGCGATCGCTCAAAGTCGCTTCATGATCACGAATCAGCGAAAACGCCTGACTGAGTTGACCTGGCACATCCGTCGCAGTTTGGTGACCCCAATGGTGCTGCGCCAGCGTTCGAAAATAGTCGGTAATCGCAACCAGACTGTAGCTCAGCTCATAGCTGCTGCCCCCTGGCTGAAACTTGTAAGGAACTGCCGTATTGTCAATGAAGTAGTGGTTGTACCCCGGCAGCGCTAGCAAGTGCTCTCGCTTGCCGTAGAGCAGGGCTAGATGAGGGCCGTACACCTTGTACAGGCTGAAGGCGTAGAAATCGACATCCAAAGCCTGCACATCGACTTGGCGATGGGGGGCGTAGGCGACACCGTCTACACAGATGCGGGCGCCGTGGGCGTGGACAAGATCTGCAATTTGGCGAATGGGGGCGATCGTGCCTAGAACATTTGAGGTGTGGGTTACGGCGACTAACCGCGTTTGGGATGTCAGCAATGCCGCTAGATCGCTTAACTCCAGTTCAAACGTGTCAGGGTTAACGCGCCACACCTTTAAGACAATGCCCTGACGCTGCAACTCCATCCACGGACTGATATTGGCTTCGTGGTCGCAGTTGGTGACAATAATCTCGTCCCCCGGCTGCAGTGTTTGCCCCAAACAATGAGCCAAAATCCGCAACAGCGCCGAGGTGCTAGATCCTAAAATCACCTCTGCCGGGTCAGCCGCATTAATCAGCGTGGCCATGGCCTCAGCCCCTTGGGCCACCCGCGCCGTGGCGGTTTGCGAAACCTGGTAGGATGCGCCCAACTGTACATTGGAGGTGTACAGAAACTCAGTGATGCGATCCACCACGGGCTGTAAAATTTGAGACCCCCCAGCGTTATCAAAAAAAGTCCAGTCTCCTGCTAGAGCAGGGAAGTGCTGGCGCACGTAGTCTAATTGCAAGGTCGGGGTAGCCGTTGAAGGAGCAAGGGACATGACACACTGAGGTAAAGCGACTGCCCTATTATGTTCGCGTGTCTCATCAATGGGATATCCTGATTTCTTCGAGATAAGCTCGGATTAAAGCTGAGGAGCGCGTGCCATGACCACTGCCTCTAGCCAACACAAAACCTACACCGCGGAAGACTATCTAACCCTAGAGATAGCGTCAGATATCCGAAGCGAATACCGCAGTGGGGAAATCGTACCCATGACCGGAGGTACGCCTGAACACAATCAAATTGCCAGTGCATTGAATGCGTTATTGTGGTTCGGCCTCCGGGGCAAGCCCTACAGTATCTTCATTACTGACCAGCGGCTTTGGATTCCTGCTGTGAACGTTTACACTTACCCAGATGCAATGGTGATTGCAAATCCCGTGAATCTGAAGCCAGGACGCAAAGACACGGTCACGAATCCAGTATTGATTGCAGAAATCTTGTCAGACTCAACTCAAAGCTATGACCGTAGTGATAAGTTTGAGTCCTACCGTACGATTCCGACATTTCAGGAATATCTGCTGATTGACCAGTACAGACCCTATGTCGAGCAATTTGTGAAACGATCCGAGCATCAGTGGTTGTTCACAGAACATAGTGGTCTAGATGCCCAGGTGAGCGTATCGTCTGTGGGGGTTGAGTTAGCCTTGAGAGACCTGTACGAAAATGTGGTGAGCGGCTAGCCGCAAGTGTTTTTCTGGGGGGTGTTGTTTCAACTTACGCCCAACGTCGAAAGAAGCTGTTCTCTTCCCAGACGGCAGCTGTACGTTGTTCGATCGCGCCCATTGCTTCCGCACTTAGGGGTTGAAATGCTTGAGCAGTGGCGACATTTTCTTCTAGCTGGGCCACGGTTTCTGCCGCGATGATGCAGGTGTGCACCCCTGGCTGTGAGAGGGCATAGCCCATGGCTTCTGGCATGCCTGAGAGCACCCCTGGCTGAAACAGTCGCCCATAGGCAGGCACCTTCATGGCAATAATGCCTGCATTTTGCTGCTGGGCCACCGGCAGCACCGTGGTGATGAACGGTTGTGGTGTGTGTTTATCGGCAGCGTTGATGGGCACCAGGGCTGCATCGAATGGGTAGCGCTGCAGCGCCGCGACGATAATCTCGGGGTTGTGGTGGCCGGTGATGCCGACATGACGCACCAATCCCTGCGCCTGAGCTTCTTGAGCGGCTTTGATAGCGCCCGTTTGAGGCTGTAAAAGCGTGTCTAAATCCCAGTCGTAGGTGAGCGCATGGAACTGCCACAGATCGAGGGTATCGGTCTTGAGTCGCTGCAGCGATCGCTCCAATTCTCGCCAGGCCCCATCATAGCTGCGCTGACTGGTTTTGGTGGCAATCACCACCTCCGAGCGATAAGACGGCAACACCTGCCCTAAAAAGGTTTCACTAGGGCCATAGTTGGCAGCCGTGTCAAAATAGCGGACTCCGAGTTCCAATGCTCGCTGGATAATCGTGAGCGCTTCAGCCTCGTCATTCGTGCGAGACAACGGTGAGGCTGAGCCGCCCAGCCCTAGGATGGGGAGCACGAGGCCCGTTTTACCCAAGGGCCGCTCTGGCATCGCAGCGGGCGGCGTAGATGCGTCGGTTGAAGCCGTAACGGTTGGGAGGGTAGGAGTCTCTGCGGAGACGTCAGGTATGGCCAACTGAGAATGCGTGATCGCCTGCTGGCAGGCCGAAACTCCGAAAGCACCGCCCGTAGCACTCAGGGCAGTGAGCAAAAATTTGCGGCGAGTCTGGGAATGCCGAGTCATGGGCAATTTGTGGGCGTCATCAAAGGCGGATTGATTTCATGCTAGCAAGGGGAATTTGGGGTGAGGGGACGGCGACATAACGATAGCTTTAGCCATATTGCTTAAGACACTGCGTAAAGCTGTCTTGCTGAGTGCAAAGGTATCGGGCGTTTGCCTATTCAGAAAGTGAGCGATGTGAAAGGATTTCGACGACGCTTCAAAAACGAACAGGTCCGAGACTACATTGTCTGGTTCGCCAACAAGGCAGTGGAAATGCAAATCCCACTGTTCCCAGCGATCGCCGAGTCATTCTTTTAGATATCACTATGCCGAAGATGATCACTATGCCGAAGATGAACGAGATCGAACTCCTCCAAGAATTAAGAAAAGATCCTGAGCCAGCTTCTATACCGGCTTTCGTATTAACTACTTCAGATGAATATCGAGACCAGATAGATGCATATGAGCTTAACATCGCTGGTTAAGTTTTGAAGCCAATTGAATTTTCTTGCCTTACTGAAATCATCACTTTCTTGGACAGGTGTTGGGCGGTCTGCGAATTACCATAAGCAAGATTTAAGTAGTTACTAAACTACTAGAGATGAATAATTTTCTGCATATTTTAGTGGTATTTCACTTGAAGTGCTAGTTAGGGCAATTGGATTTTCTGAAATCCTTACAGCATTTCCTTGCCTGGTGAGGTACATCACTTTACCTGAGCACAAGGGTTTCAGGTCGTTATTTGTACCTCACTAGCTTCAGAAAAGCTGTATGCAGCCAGGTTTGGATTTCTGCCTTCTGCCCTCTGCTTTCTGCCTTTTGCTATAGTCATGGCGAATTCAATAGCGGTAGTTCACACTAAAGTAGAACCCATTATCTTGAATATTATTGTTCCGATCACTTAAATCTACCAGCGGTACACCATAATCGAACTTCATCTGTAACCCTTGGGTTGGTGTCAAGATGATTCCCAGTCCAGCGCCTGCCAAAAATCGCTGGGTTGGTTGTACATTTGGGTTATTCGTCTGGTTCCAGACATACCCTAGGTCGATAAAAGGGGTTAACTGCATGACCGGATGGCTCGTTTCTTGATCGCGAAGAACTGTAATCCGATCTTCTATTGATAATCGAAAGCCATTGTCGCCAGATCGCACATTTTGGCGAAAGCCTCGCAGTGATTGTCCCCCACCGATGACAAATTGCTCTGATGCCAACAAACTATTAGGAGTGAACTGGGCACTGCCCTGCACAATCAACAAATTATTGACCCCCAGTCGTTGCACCCGTTGGAATTGACCTAGCCAACTGAAGAACTGACCATCTGGGGTGGAGCCAGCATTTTGGGTGGCATTAAACAGACCCGTTCCAAAGCTAAACTGCGATTGCAAAGCCCAGGCTCCTGACAGATCCCGTTTGATATAGTCTTGACCAAATTTGATGACGCTGGTGCGGCTAATCCCATTGTCATCAGGGCCAATCCCAAAGGGAAAAGGAGAGTCAAACA contains:
- a CDS encoding CPBP family intramembrane metalloprotease, with product MEPLGRIQILVAMGVTALVLLLIARFWLLFDAVSLLSVALDGQVCALGIGIGVGITGASAIAYHLWPGYRKSADLYLKLVLQPLTWADLVWMGLLPGLSEELLFRGVMLPAIGLNANGVVFSSLCFGVLHLSGLQQWPYVVWATCIGLILGASALLSGNLLVPILAHITTNLLSSLVWKVRSQS
- a CDS encoding DUF427 domain-containing protein, producing MVQRIEPGPGQESVWDYPRPPRIESSPRHIRVVFNGVTVAESRNTFRILETSHPPVYYIPLEDVQQRYLTSTPRSTFCEWKGAAQYYDLVVGDRHAKNAVWRYPQPTARFQDIQNCIALYPSQMDACYVDDEQVQAQAGDFYGGWITRDIVGPFKGGTGTWGW
- the fba gene encoding fructose-bisphosphate aldolase class II; protein product: MALVPMRLMLDHAAEMGYGIPAYNVNNLEQILAIMQAADETDSPVILQASRGARKYAGENFLRHLVLGAIETYPHIPVVMHQDHGNSPATCYSAIRNGFTSVMMDGSLEEDAKTPASFEYNVNVTAEVVKVAHAIGASVEGELGCLGSLETGKGDKEDGHGFEGTLSHDQLLTDPDEAVQFVEATQVDALAVAIGTSHGAYKFTRKPTGEILAISRIEEIHKRLPNTHLVMHGSSSVPQEWLDMINEYGGQIPETYGVPVEEIQKGIKSGVRKVNIDTDNRLAITAAIREAAAKDPSNFDPRHFMKPAIKYMKQVCRDRYEAFGTAGNASKIKQAGVEVFAAKYAAGELDAKVKTAAAV
- a CDS encoding aspartate kinase; translation: MVLIVQKFGGTSVGSVERIQSVAQRVKQTVEGGNQVAVVVSAMGKTTDGLVKLADQISDNPSRREMDMLLSTGEQVSIALLSMALHALGQDAISLTGAQVGIVTEAEHARARILNIRTERIQRHLQDGKVVVVAGFQGISQSTDLEITTLGRGGSDTSAVALAAALGAAKCEIYTDVPGILTTDPRLVPEAQLMETITCDEMLELASLGAKVLHPRAVEIARNYGVPLVVRSSWTDAPGTHVIAPARQPKSLAGLELVHPVDAVEFDIDQAKVALLRIPDRPGIAARLFGEIAAQSLDVDLVIQSIHEGNTNDIAFTVTRSNLPKAEAVATAIAPALRDTPTDQTQAEVFVDSQVAKVSIVGAGMIGRPGVAARMFSTLAAAGVNIQLISTSEVKVSCTVRMADCDRAITALCQAFQVTCSPLVGDHAQPASDRAPQVRGAALDQKQAQVAIRHVPDQPGMAARIFQLLAEASVSVDMIIQSQRCRLVNGKTTRDIAFTVAQAEVAQAKAIVEDAAAELGCGEVAVDEAIAKISIVGMGMINTPGVAARMFDALSEQTINIQMIATSEIKISCLVAEADGVKALKAVHNAFGLFGSEQVVVPA
- a CDS encoding cysteine desulfurase-like protein, with the translated sequence MSLAPSTATPTLQLDYVRQHFPALAGDWTFFDNAGGSQILQPVVDRITEFLYTSNVQLGASYQVSQTATARVAQGAEAMATLINAADPAEVILGSSTSALLRILAHCLGQTLQPGDEIIVTNCDHEANISPWMELQRQGIVLKVWRVNPDTFELELSDLAALLTSQTRLVAVTHTSNVLGTIAPIRQIADLVHAHGARICVDGVAYAPHRQVDVQALDVDFYAFSLYKVYGPHLALLYGKREHLLALPGYNHYFIDNTAVPYKFQPGGSSYELSYSLVAITDYFRTLAQHHWGHQTATDVPGQLSQAFSLIRDHEATLSDRLLTFLRSKPNVRIIGCPDPDPDRRVPTISFVIDGVSSAKIPSQIDSHQIGIRYGHFYALRLIEDLGLVPQDGVVRVSMVHYNTVAECDRLIALLDNLF
- a CDS encoding Uma2 family endonuclease, whose protein sequence is MTTASSQHKTYTAEDYLTLEIASDIRSEYRSGEIVPMTGGTPEHNQIASALNALLWFGLRGKPYSIFITDQRLWIPAVNVYTYPDAMVIANPVNLKPGRKDTVTNPVLIAEILSDSTQSYDRSDKFESYRTIPTFQEYLLIDQYRPYVEQFVKRSEHQWLFTEHSGLDAQVSVSSVGVELALRDLYENVVSG
- a CDS encoding aldo/keto reductase, which encodes MTRHSQTRRKFLLTALSATGGAFGVSACQQAITHSQLAIPDVSAETPTLPTVTASTDASTPPAAMPERPLGKTGLVLPILGLGGSASPLSRTNDEAEALTIIQRALELGVRYFDTAANYGPSETFLGQVLPSYRSEVVIATKTSQRSYDGAWRELERSLQRLKTDTLDLWQFHALTYDWDLDTLLQPQTGAIKAAQEAQAQGLVRHVGITGHHNPEIIVAALQRYPFDAALVPINAADKHTPQPFITTVLPVAQQQNAGIIAMKVPAYGRLFQPGVLSGMPEAMGYALSQPGVHTCIIAAETVAQLEENVATAQAFQPLSAEAMGAIEQRTAAVWEENSFFRRWA